In Halomarina salina, one DNA window encodes the following:
- a CDS encoding phosphoribosyltransferase family protein → MEYGYYHRRLNTDAVGRYDVTPLFADPEAFDNLVTDLGRPAPGNCTHVGGVEALGLVLGSAVARDLGCGFVPVRKGGKFPLRDEELHRRQLTDYSGETKTLELARELVGPDDRVFLVDDWIETGGQMWAACKLVEETGASVTGVSVLNAHRDERTRDLFEQYDVSTVR, encoded by the coding sequence ATGGAGTACGGGTACTACCACCGTCGACTGAACACCGACGCCGTGGGTCGGTACGACGTGACGCCGCTGTTCGCCGACCCGGAGGCGTTCGACAACCTCGTGACGGACCTCGGGCGACCCGCGCCGGGGAACTGCACGCACGTCGGCGGGGTCGAGGCGCTCGGGCTCGTCCTCGGGTCGGCAGTCGCCCGTGACCTCGGCTGTGGGTTCGTCCCGGTCAGGAAGGGCGGGAAGTTCCCGCTGCGAGACGAGGAGCTCCACCGACGGCAGTTGACCGACTACTCCGGCGAGACGAAGACGCTCGAACTCGCCCGAGAGCTCGTCGGCCCGGACGACCGCGTGTTCCTCGTCGACGACTGGATCGAGACGGGCGGACAGATGTGGGCGGCGTGCAAACTCGTCGAGGAGACCGGTGCGTCGGTCACGGGCGTGAGCGTCCTGAACGCCCATCGCGACGAACGGACCCGCGACCTGTTCGAACAGTACGACGTCTCGACGGTCAGGTAG
- a CDS encoding translation initiation factor IF-2 subunit gamma: protein MTGNHRQPEVNIGLVGHVDHGKTTLVQALSGEWTDQHSEEMKRGISIRLGYADATFRRCPGMDEPECYTVDEECDNGEESEPVRTVSFVDAPGHETLMATMLSGASMMDGAVLIVAANEPVPQAQTAEHLMALDIIGIENIVIAQNKVDLVDGETARNNYEQIQEFVEGTVAEDAPVVPISAQQEVNMDLLMQAIEEAIPTPERDPDADARMQVARSFDINRPGTTFEDLMGGVLGGSLVEGRLEKGDEIELQPGRRIEEGGQAEYHEIRTTVRSLQAGGDIVDEVGPGGLLGVGTGLDPSLTKGDALAGQVAGPPGSLPPTWNSFTMDVELLDRLVGSVNQGSAGGSSGQGPLDNGEEIEEISTGEPLMLTVGTSTTVGAVTSAREDEAEVNLKRPVCAEVGAKIAINRRVGTRWRLIGVGTLTE, encoded by the coding sequence ATGACAGGGAACCACCGACAACCGGAGGTGAACATCGGTCTGGTCGGCCACGTCGACCACGGCAAGACCACGCTCGTGCAGGCGTTGAGCGGCGAGTGGACCGACCAGCACTCCGAGGAGATGAAGCGCGGAATCTCGATCCGCCTCGGGTACGCGGACGCGACGTTCCGTCGGTGCCCTGGCATGGACGAACCGGAGTGCTACACCGTCGACGAGGAGTGCGACAACGGCGAGGAGAGCGAACCCGTTCGCACCGTCTCGTTCGTCGACGCTCCCGGTCACGAGACGCTGATGGCGACGATGCTCTCGGGCGCGTCGATGATGGACGGCGCGGTCCTCATCGTGGCGGCCAACGAACCGGTGCCACAGGCACAGACCGCAGAGCACCTGATGGCGCTCGACATCATCGGCATCGAGAACATCGTCATCGCACAGAACAAGGTCGACCTCGTCGACGGCGAGACGGCCCGGAACAACTACGAACAGATACAGGAGTTCGTCGAGGGCACCGTCGCCGAGGACGCACCCGTAGTGCCGATCTCGGCCCAGCAGGAGGTCAACATGGACCTCCTCATGCAGGCCATCGAGGAGGCGATTCCGACGCCCGAGCGCGACCCGGACGCCGACGCGCGGATGCAGGTCGCCCGCTCGTTCGACATCAACCGCCCCGGCACGACGTTCGAGGACCTGATGGGCGGCGTCCTCGGAGGGAGTCTCGTCGAGGGCCGCCTGGAGAAGGGCGACGAGATAGAACTCCAGCCGGGTCGCCGTATCGAGGAGGGCGGCCAGGCCGAGTACCACGAGATTCGGACGACCGTCCGCTCGCTCCAGGCCGGTGGCGACATCGTGGACGAGGTCGGACCGGGCGGTCTGCTCGGCGTCGGTACGGGCCTCGACCCGTCGCTGACGAAGGGTGACGCGCTGGCGGGGCAGGTCGCCGGACCGCCCGGCAGTCTCCCGCCGACGTGGAACTCCTTCACGATGGACGTCGAACTGCTCGACCGACTCGTCGGCAGCGTGAACCAGGGCTCCGCGGGCGGGTCGAGCGGACAGGGTCCGCTCGACAACGGCGAAGAGATCGAGGAGATATCGACGGGCGAGCCGCTGATGCTCACCGTCGGGACGTCGACAACCGTCGGCGCGGTGACGAGCGCTCGCGAGGATGAAGCCGAGGTGAACCTCAAGCGACCCGTCTGCGCCGAGGTCGGCGCGAAGATAGCCATCAACCGCCGCGTGGGGACGCGCTGGCGACTCATCGGCGTCGGGACGCTCACCGAGTGA
- a CDS encoding ATP-binding protein — protein MTAPALDVVELLLTAHVYSENRELDPGDLPPSYRRAFWSADATPDESTGRPAPGGIERPLSTSETAVAEATDLAHPWEAVSDLMFTEREEFSGTIGFTDTGMAEKWFTERADDERLMANPTLAQYFEEEFEDVDYEAARANNRPVHADRVWIDSLLDQMFDEDDEEMLDLVEVRAPEEVEMTLDDLVLTDDQMGEIGKIVKAIEHRDYLAQIGLREIGKLLFVGPPGTGKTSIARALAHELDLPFVEVKLSMITSQYLGETAKNVDKAFMVAKRLSPCIFFMDEFDFVAKTRSSDEHAAIKRAVNTLLKSIDEISLIRDEVLLIGATNHPNQLDSAAWRRFDEIVNFPKPDDQMRADILRVITREMDIVDFDPDALARETSGLTGSDLRLVLREAVLEALTEERTTLTQQDLLDAVTDFEERDNLKNLDMMDDSSDLIAGNGVDADGHDHDHSDDDAHDHDSHDHADEEHAHDHADD, from the coding sequence ATGACCGCCCCGGCGCTCGACGTCGTCGAACTGCTGTTGACAGCGCACGTCTACAGCGAGAACCGCGAACTCGACCCGGGCGACCTGCCGCCGTCGTATCGACGCGCCTTCTGGAGCGCCGACGCGACGCCCGACGAGTCCACCGGCCGCCCCGCACCGGGCGGCATCGAACGCCCGCTCTCGACCTCCGAGACGGCCGTCGCCGAGGCGACCGACCTCGCCCACCCGTGGGAGGCCGTCTCCGACCTGATGTTCACCGAGCGCGAGGAGTTCTCGGGGACCATCGGCTTCACCGACACGGGGATGGCAGAGAAGTGGTTCACCGAACGTGCCGACGACGAGCGTCTCATGGCGAACCCGACGCTCGCGCAGTACTTCGAGGAGGAGTTCGAGGACGTGGACTACGAGGCCGCCCGCGCGAACAACCGCCCCGTCCACGCCGACCGGGTGTGGATAGACAGCCTGCTCGACCAGATGTTCGACGAGGACGACGAGGAGATGCTCGACCTCGTGGAGGTCCGCGCGCCCGAGGAGGTCGAGATGACCCTCGACGACCTCGTGCTCACCGACGACCAGATGGGCGAGATCGGGAAGATAGTGAAGGCCATCGAACACCGCGACTACCTCGCCCAGATCGGCCTGCGCGAGATAGGCAAACTGCTGTTCGTCGGCCCGCCTGGCACCGGGAAGACCTCCATCGCCCGAGCGCTGGCGCACGAACTCGACCTGCCGTTCGTCGAGGTGAAACTGTCGATGATCACCAGCCAGTACCTCGGCGAGACGGCGAAGAACGTCGACAAGGCGTTCATGGTCGCCAAGCGCCTGTCGCCGTGTATCTTCTTCATGGACGAGTTCGACTTCGTCGCGAAGACGCGCTCCTCCGACGAGCACGCGGCCATCAAGCGCGCCGTCAACACGCTGCTGAAGTCCATCGACGAGATTTCGCTCATCCGCGACGAGGTGCTGCTCATCGGGGCGACGAACCACCCGAACCAGCTCGACTCGGCGGCGTGGCGGCGGTTCGACGAGATCGTCAACTTCCCGAAGCCGGACGACCAGATGCGTGCGGACATCCTCCGGGTCATCACCCGCGAGATGGACATCGTCGACTTCGACCCCGATGCGCTGGCCAGGGAGACGTCGGGGCTGACGGGCAGCGACCTCCGACTCGTGCTCCGCGAGGCGGTGCTCGAAGCGCTCACCGAGGAGCGGACGACGCTCACCCAGCAGGACCTGCTCGACGCCGTCACGGACTTCGAGGAGCGCGACAACCTCAAGAACCTCGACATGATGGACGACAGCTCCGACCTCATCGCCGGGAACGGCGTCGACGCGGACGGTCACGACCACGACCACTCGGACGACGACGCGCACGACCACGATTCGCACGACCACGCCGACGAGGAACACGCCCACGACCACGCCGACGACTGA
- a CDS encoding DUF5787 family protein, with product MREFGFEMRLCARLESEGHLVSRQLGTGTRSRRIVDAVLVDPGPSFEERTRITDATIPAAAIEADVGTGTARYWRDVLDDYHPEFAREVVEEAVEAGFFERERRGGREYVRQTTRYPGDWFSRLVGVENKPDLSRPGDLETQLRKDVSLGLLDEIVLATASYVTGAHLNRIPEEVGVWRVDPDDGRYEVVREPTPLDPSVPGVEVVEEGRTETRVEVVDAAEKARLRRRVAERAYGKGWRVPVPDCPHVELQTVGGVGPVPFCTREERVVGPGRGCPCAEGVRDVALDDYRAATSPWVRDPPGVVRRQSGLDRFR from the coding sequence GTGCGCGAGTTCGGCTTCGAGATGCGCCTGTGTGCCCGGCTGGAGAGCGAGGGCCACCTCGTGAGTCGCCAGCTCGGAACCGGCACCCGGAGCAGGCGCATCGTCGACGCCGTCCTCGTCGACCCCGGCCCGTCGTTCGAGGAGCGGACACGCATCACCGACGCGACGATTCCCGCGGCGGCCATCGAGGCAGATGTGGGGACCGGCACGGCGCGCTACTGGCGGGACGTGCTCGACGACTACCACCCCGAGTTCGCCCGCGAGGTGGTCGAGGAGGCCGTCGAGGCGGGCTTCTTCGAACGCGAACGCCGGGGCGGCCGCGAGTACGTCCGGCAGACGACCCGCTACCCCGGCGACTGGTTCTCGCGACTCGTCGGCGTCGAGAACAAACCCGACCTCTCGCGACCGGGCGACCTGGAGACCCAGTTACGGAAGGACGTCTCGCTCGGCCTGCTGGACGAGATCGTGCTCGCGACGGCCTCGTACGTCACCGGCGCACACCTCAACCGCATCCCCGAGGAGGTCGGCGTCTGGCGCGTCGACCCCGACGACGGCCGGTACGAGGTCGTCCGCGAACCGACGCCGCTCGACCCGAGCGTGCCCGGCGTCGAGGTGGTCGAGGAGGGGCGAACGGAGACGCGCGTCGAGGTCGTCGACGCCGCCGAGAAGGCACGCCTGCGCCGTCGCGTCGCCGAGCGTGCCTACGGGAAGGGCTGGCGCGTCCCGGTTCCGGACTGCCCGCACGTCGAACTCCAGACGGTCGGCGGCGTCGGACCGGTACCGTTCTGCACGCGAGAAGAACGCGTCGTCGGCCCCGGTCGCGGCTGCCCGTGTGCCGAGGGCGTCCGCGACGTCGCACTCGACGACTACCGGGCGGCGACCTCGCCGTGGGTGCGCGACCCGCCGGGTGTCGTGCGACGGCAGTCCGGGCTCGACCGATTCCGCTGA
- a CDS encoding MBL fold metallo-hydrolase, whose protein sequence is MEVTLLGTGDTTGTPTVGCDCDTCSAARSRDVERSRFSVHVENERTGESLLVDCSPDFRHQFLRDDVDLPDAAVISHIHFDHLDGLGNAYRLLDSLPVYAADETDPATGESVADTVSSKFDYLDRVTVHPESPFETFETCGFEVTLVPVDHPPLVCYGLTVRDPETGATLAVSGDTSYAVPDDSRAELADADLLLVDGIVPARLCEYHPHGGTHEDDDGTPRTFGTKHMTFEGARALAAELAPETYRLVHVSHFPTPEEAFAEDVAVDGEQFTL, encoded by the coding sequence GTGGAGGTCACGCTGCTCGGTACCGGCGACACGACGGGGACCCCGACCGTCGGGTGTGACTGCGACACCTGTTCGGCGGCGAGGAGCCGTGACGTCGAGCGCTCTCGGTTCTCGGTCCACGTCGAGAACGAACGCACCGGCGAGTCGCTCCTCGTCGACTGCTCGCCGGACTTCCGCCACCAGTTCCTCCGGGACGACGTCGACCTACCGGACGCGGCCGTGATATCGCACATCCACTTCGACCACCTCGACGGCCTGGGCAACGCCTACCGCCTGCTCGACTCGCTGCCCGTCTACGCCGCCGACGAGACGGACCCAGCGACCGGTGAGAGCGTCGCCGACACCGTGTCGAGCAAGTTCGACTACCTCGACCGGGTGACGGTCCATCCCGAGTCGCCGTTCGAGACGTTCGAGACCTGCGGGTTCGAGGTGACGCTCGTCCCCGTCGACCACCCGCCGCTGGTCTGCTACGGCCTCACCGTCCGGGACCCCGAGACGGGCGCGACGCTCGCGGTGAGCGGCGACACCTCCTACGCCGTCCCCGACGACTCGCGGGCGGAACTCGCCGACGCCGACCTGCTGCTGGTCGACGGCATCGTCCCCGCGCGGCTCTGCGAGTACCACCCCCACGGCGGCACCCACGAGGACGACGACGGGACGCCGCGGACGTTCGGCACCAAGCACATGACGTTCGAGGGCGCACGGGCGCTGGCCGCGGAACTCGCCCCCGAGACGTACCGCCTCGTCCACGTCTCGCACTTCCCGACGCCGGAGGAGGCGTTCGCCGAGGACGTCGCGGTCGACGGCGAGCAGTTCACGCTGTAG
- a CDS encoding outer membrane protein assembly factor BamB family protein, which yields MQQSLLDPARRPVSRRALLAGTATVASSALAGCAALGSDDPVETYRSSPDWRFARHDTYNSGHAPVELGSPDERWRLSLDGAVRTVTLVGPDGFVGTSASAEDGRSWVGNVGLGDGTRSWTRPADGRPLGTAYTHDTLYVATRSDAASGVATAYVPEDGELRWHEDLRAASGAPVVGGGLAYFPTDTGLRAWSSGEGTERWRLASSAATFAPALTTDGLFVAAADGPLGAFDADVVDELLSDADAPTRRWRSDVAAVTPPVTTDERVLVGTAADELRGFSHEGDPVWTESLPGRPAPPVDADGTAVVATTASDGVAIRALDVGSGDRRWERSLDGSLAAPPVATDDAVVLPVTGGENGERHSIRALAVTDGSSLWERPLPSPASAIAVSDDALVVGTERHLLAFGSE from the coding sequence GTGCAGCAGTCCCTCCTCGACCCGGCGCGACGACCCGTCTCGCGGCGCGCGTTGCTCGCCGGGACGGCCACGGTCGCGTCCAGCGCGCTCGCAGGCTGCGCCGCGCTCGGGAGCGACGACCCCGTCGAGACGTACCGGAGCAGCCCCGACTGGCGGTTCGCGCGCCACGACACGTACAACAGCGGACACGCTCCCGTCGAACTCGGCAGTCCCGACGAGCGCTGGCGACTCTCCCTCGACGGGGCCGTGCGGACGGTGACGCTGGTCGGCCCCGACGGGTTCGTCGGCACCTCGGCCAGTGCCGAAGACGGCCGTTCGTGGGTCGGGAACGTCGGCCTGGGCGACGGCACGCGCTCGTGGACTCGCCCCGCCGACGGGCGTCCGCTCGGCACCGCCTACACCCACGACACGCTGTACGTCGCCACGCGCTCGGACGCCGCCAGCGGCGTCGCCACGGCGTACGTCCCCGAGGACGGGGAACTCCGGTGGCACGAGGACCTCCGCGCGGCGAGCGGCGCGCCCGTGGTCGGCGGCGGACTCGCGTACTTCCCGACCGACACCGGCCTCCGCGCCTGGTCGTCCGGCGAGGGGACCGAGCGCTGGCGACTGGCGTCGTCGGCCGCGACGTTCGCCCCCGCACTCACCACGGACGGCCTGTTCGTCGCGGCCGCGGACGGCCCCCTCGGCGCGTTCGACGCCGACGTGGTCGACGAACTCCTCTCCGACGCGGACGCGCCCACCCGTCGGTGGCGCTCGGACGTCGCCGCCGTCACGCCACCGGTGACGACGGACGAACGGGTCCTCGTCGGCACCGCGGCCGACGAACTCCGGGGGTTCTCCCACGAGGGCGACCCGGTCTGGACCGAGTCGCTGCCCGGCCGCCCCGCGCCGCCCGTCGACGCCGACGGGACTGCGGTCGTCGCCACCACGGCGTCCGACGGGGTGGCGATTCGAGCGCTCGACGTGGGTTCCGGCGACCGGCGGTGGGAGCGCTCGCTCGACGGGTCGCTCGCCGCTCCGCCCGTCGCCACCGACGACGCGGTGGTGCTCCCGGTGACCGGCGGCGAGAACGGCGAGCGACACTCGATTCGGGCGCTCGCGGTGACGGACGGGTCGTCGCTGTGGGAGCGCCCGCTTCCGTCCCCGGCGAGCGCCATCGCGGTCAGCGACGACGCACTGGTCGTCGGCACCGAGCGGCACCTCCTCGCGTTCGGGTCGGAGTAG
- a CDS encoding thiolase family protein, whose product MADTTPVVVRAYRTPFGKEDGAFADVRSEDLSIPLIDEILADTGLSGDDVDDLMWGCAQQREEQGNNMARIIALLSDLGESVPGTTINRWCASSAQAVAGASDAIRAGQRDAIIAGGVENMSRVKMGANTQMHPRMNEDYNLAALQMGMTAEEVAERYDVSREDQDDYAFRSHQRASEATTSGRFDDEIVPVETEEGTVSEDEGIRHDVSREKMDELPTIFKSDGSVTPGNASQITDGASALLVTSKAFAEDHDLEVLAEIGNNSVAGVEPEVMGIGPIPAVEDLLERSGRDIEDYDLVELNEAFASQCLYCQRELGIDDEKYNVNGGAIALGHPLGATGARLPVTLVHEMIKRDAERGIATECVGFGQGMAIEFSR is encoded by the coding sequence ATGGCCGACACGACACCCGTCGTCGTCAGAGCGTATCGAACTCCCTTCGGGAAGGAAGACGGCGCGTTCGCCGACGTGCGAAGCGAGGACCTGTCGATCCCGCTCATCGACGAGATTCTGGCCGACACCGGACTCTCCGGTGACGACGTCGACGACCTGATGTGGGGCTGTGCCCAGCAGCGAGAGGAGCAGGGCAACAACATGGCGCGCATCATCGCGCTCCTGTCGGACCTCGGCGAGTCGGTGCCGGGGACGACCATCAACCGCTGGTGCGCGTCGTCGGCGCAGGCCGTCGCCGGAGCGAGCGACGCGATTCGGGCGGGCCAGCGCGACGCCATCATCGCCGGCGGCGTCGAGAACATGTCGCGGGTCAAGATGGGCGCGAACACCCAGATGCACCCGCGGATGAACGAGGACTACAACCTCGCGGCGCTCCAGATGGGGATGACCGCCGAGGAGGTCGCCGAGCGCTACGACGTCTCCCGCGAGGACCAGGACGACTACGCGTTCCGGAGCCACCAGCGCGCCAGCGAGGCGACCACGTCCGGTCGCTTCGACGACGAGATCGTCCCCGTCGAGACCGAGGAGGGCACCGTCTCCGAGGACGAGGGCATCCGTCACGACGTCTCCCGGGAGAAGATGGACGAACTGCCGACCATCTTCAAGTCCGACGGGAGCGTCACGCCCGGCAACGCCTCCCAGATCACGGACGGCGCGAGTGCCCTTCTCGTCACGAGCAAGGCGTTCGCCGAGGACCACGACCTGGAGGTGCTGGCCGAAATCGGTAACAACAGCGTCGCTGGCGTCGAGCCCGAGGTGATGGGCATCGGTCCCATCCCGGCCGTCGAGGACCTGCTGGAGCGCTCCGGCCGCGACATCGAGGACTACGACCTCGTCGAACTGAACGAGGCGTTCGCCAGCCAGTGTCTCTACTGCCAGCGCGAACTCGGCATCGACGACGAGAAGTACAACGTCAACGGCGGCGCTATCGCGCTGGGCCACCCGCTCGGCGCGACCGGTGCCCGCCTCCCGGTCACGCTCGTCCACGAGATGATCAAGCGCGACGCCGAACGCGGCATCGCCACCGAGTGCGTCGGCTTCGGGCAGGGCATGGCCATCGAGTTCAGCCGGTAA
- a CDS encoding flippase activity-associated protein Agl23 — MATDTATTRENRYGAITDRLPANAALLAVGLIVVVGLVARLVWLGNRIAHQDEARVAYWTLRFAETGTFEYRAIIHGPFLPIVDGWLFTLLGPTDFSARLVVALVGATMPLAALLFRTRLRDSEIVALAALLAFNPLLLYYSRFMRSDVLVAAFMLVALGGFVRAYDTRRVRWLFVAVGTMALALTAKENALLYPVCWLAAGVLLLDAMLLRDRARGVRARETLARLGRGVAGISEDDDERIRHRFGGIDRWGGRALVVAVGLVLWFFVVIVFFYAPRGGGYGPPYSAGGLDLYSSLGSLVGGDPGPFVAVLDEATFGAWESFANQWGKSHDHPFLPYLEHYLKTMEAGALAVSALAVVGTLADRYRGGGPRPLVMLGVFWGVFSVLGYPIATDIKAPWAAVHAVVALAIPAAVGLALVARWGAEAFADDDREGVALAAIVCLLVVAQVGYATGTQVYVPEHESTNNQLVQYAQSSTGDMKTLLNGEVATITRENAGTDVLYFGKEFFMARESQANQPGNTGKWFDRLPMAWYIEQQQYAEGRGSPGVSVTSRHRANDVGRTDPSALPPVVITLANRSGNDGGNASDIEQYLDGYEKHTFERYGYSSEFVVFVREDWQQYADVESRVFDALDPSSGDGSLSASSGHPSLDDPVYG; from the coding sequence ATGGCGACGGACACCGCGACGACCCGGGAGAACCGCTACGGAGCCATCACGGACCGACTGCCCGCGAACGCGGCGCTCCTCGCCGTCGGCCTCATCGTGGTCGTGGGACTGGTCGCGCGCCTCGTCTGGCTCGGGAACCGCATCGCCCACCAGGACGAGGCGCGGGTCGCGTACTGGACGCTCCGGTTCGCCGAGACGGGGACGTTCGAGTACCGGGCCATCATCCACGGGCCGTTCCTCCCCATCGTCGACGGCTGGCTGTTCACGCTGCTCGGCCCGACGGACTTCTCGGCGCGCCTCGTCGTCGCGCTGGTCGGGGCCACGATGCCGCTCGCGGCGCTCCTCTTCAGGACGCGCCTTCGCGACTCCGAAATCGTCGCGCTGGCCGCTCTGCTCGCGTTCAACCCGCTGTTGCTCTACTACTCGCGGTTCATGCGCAGCGACGTGCTCGTCGCGGCGTTCATGCTCGTGGCGCTGGGCGGGTTCGTCCGCGCGTACGACACGCGCCGCGTTCGCTGGCTGTTCGTCGCCGTCGGGACGATGGCGCTCGCGCTGACCGCGAAGGAGAACGCGCTGCTCTACCCCGTCTGCTGGCTCGCCGCAGGCGTCCTCCTCCTCGACGCGATGCTCCTCAGGGACCGCGCTCGCGGCGTCCGGGCGCGGGAGACGCTCGCTCGACTCGGCCGCGGCGTGGCCGGAATCAGCGAAGACGACGACGAGCGAATCCGGCACCGATTCGGAGGAATCGACCGGTGGGGCGGCCGGGCACTCGTCGTCGCAGTCGGACTCGTCCTCTGGTTCTTCGTCGTCATCGTGTTCTTCTACGCGCCACGTGGCGGCGGGTACGGGCCGCCGTACAGCGCCGGCGGCCTCGACCTGTACTCGTCGCTCGGGTCGCTCGTGGGCGGCGACCCCGGCCCGTTCGTCGCCGTCCTCGACGAGGCGACGTTCGGCGCGTGGGAGTCGTTCGCCAACCAGTGGGGGAAGAGCCACGACCACCCGTTCCTGCCGTACCTCGAACACTACCTGAAGACGATGGAGGCGGGCGCGCTGGCGGTGTCCGCGCTCGCGGTGGTCGGAACCCTCGCCGACCGGTACCGCGGGGGCGGCCCGCGGCCGCTCGTCATGCTCGGGGTGTTCTGGGGCGTCTTCTCGGTGCTCGGCTACCCCATCGCCACGGACATCAAGGCACCCTGGGCGGCCGTCCACGCCGTCGTCGCCCTCGCCATCCCCGCCGCCGTCGGCCTCGCGCTGGTGGCTCGCTGGGGCGCGGAGGCGTTCGCGGACGACGACCGGGAGGGCGTCGCCCTGGCCGCCATCGTCTGCCTGCTCGTCGTCGCACAGGTCGGCTACGCCACCGGGACGCAGGTGTACGTCCCCGAACACGAGTCGACGAACAACCAGCTCGTCCAGTACGCCCAGTCGTCGACGGGCGACATGAAGACGCTGCTGAACGGCGAGGTGGCGACCATCACTCGGGAGAACGCGGGGACGGACGTCCTCTACTTCGGCAAGGAGTTCTTCATGGCGCGGGAGTCGCAGGCGAACCAGCCGGGGAACACGGGGAAGTGGTTCGACCGCCTCCCGATGGCGTGGTACATCGAGCAACAGCAGTACGCCGAGGGGCGGGGCTCGCCGGGCGTCAGCGTCACCAGTCGCCACCGCGCGAACGACGTCGGCCGTACCGACCCGTCGGCGCTCCCGCCCGTCGTCATCACGCTGGCCAACCGGTCGGGCAACGACGGCGGGAACGCCTCGGACATCGAGCAGTACCTCGACGGCTACGAGAAGCACACGTTCGAGCGCTACGGCTACTCCAGCGAGTTCGTCGTCTTCGTCCGGGAGGACTGGCAGCAGTACGCCGACGTCGAGTCGCGCGTCTTCGACGCACTCGACCCGTCGTCGGGGGACGGGTCGCTGAGTGCGTCGTCGGGGCATCCGTCGCTCGACGACCCGGTGTACGGCTGA
- a CDS encoding ribonucleoside-diphosphate reductase, with the protein MTKVEDATRNLRLDRDAKAQQFFEHGVYNHWDPYHDIAQETIERDRQTLVDYDITEEEFEELMLALALFGAGEEAVTEDVAPLLLALDDVDKQMFVASQIYDEAKHTQFFDRIWREIIVPAAEAHGFDVTYPTNQRFFNDEYVELFDRTETAMERLLTDDTPENRVKAYCHYHLVVESVLAQTGYYGLQSALSDRGDDIAVGDFPNSESVVTGIGYIRADEGRHVGFGMHEIRTHVHDDGVDEQVVHDTLMDLMPLVANTLSRFGAAVDPVALVDYSRTRFTRRMEVLTDAEAEIPDIETLVDLDTQDSMAAD; encoded by the coding sequence ATGACGAAAGTAGAGGACGCCACGCGGAACCTCCGACTCGACCGGGACGCGAAGGCACAGCAGTTCTTCGAACACGGCGTCTACAACCACTGGGACCCCTACCACGACATCGCCCAGGAGACCATCGAACGGGACCGTCAGACACTCGTCGACTACGACATCACCGAGGAGGAGTTCGAGGAACTGATGCTCGCGCTGGCGCTGTTCGGGGCCGGTGAGGAGGCCGTCACCGAGGACGTCGCCCCGCTGCTGCTCGCCCTCGACGACGTCGACAAGCAGATGTTCGTCGCCTCGCAGATATACGACGAGGCGAAGCACACGCAGTTCTTCGACCGAATCTGGCGCGAGATTATCGTCCCCGCCGCGGAGGCCCACGGCTTCGACGTGACATACCCGACGAACCAGCGCTTCTTCAACGACGAGTACGTCGAACTGTTCGACCGGACGGAGACGGCGATGGAGCGCCTCCTGACCGACGACACGCCCGAGAACCGCGTGAAGGCGTACTGTCACTACCACCTGGTCGTCGAGAGCGTCCTCGCCCAGACGGGCTACTACGGCCTCCAGTCGGCGCTGAGCGACCGCGGCGACGACATCGCTGTCGGGGACTTCCCGAACTCCGAGAGCGTCGTCACCGGTATCGGCTACATCCGCGCCGACGAGGGCCGTCACGTCGGGTTCGGGATGCACGAGATTCGGACCCACGTCCACGACGACGGCGTGGACGAGCAGGTCGTCCACGACACGCTGATGGACCTGATGCCGCTCGTGGCGAACACGCTCAGTCGGTTCGGCGCGGCCGTCGACCCCGTCGCCCTCGTCGACTACTCGCGCACCAGGTTCACCCGTCGGATGGAGGTGCTCACGGACGCGGAGGCGGAGATTCCCGACATCGAGACCCTCGTCGACCTCGACACCCAGGACTCCATGGCCGCCGACTGA